The following proteins come from a genomic window of Mobula hypostoma chromosome 15, sMobHyp1.1, whole genome shotgun sequence:
- the ccdc51 gene encoding mitochondrial potassium channel isoform X4, whose amino-acid sequence MVARGVVRQSQETLEAQQLKLKEVRDKLDRVSREDSHYLELATQEHKLLQDERRHRTAYENAEEVERETFALFSAAVRGSHEKERARAERTKNWSLVGSVLGAIIGVLGSTYINRVRLQELKALLLEAQKGPVSLQEALKEQASMHQVQNKELNALVTNLKELVGQDSAVQQAGKATTNTGKSESVLKLDPFMISLKEQAASLKHTNTALEGLEQNLKNLQMSLGQVASDIKTVKVVAQTEPWQTVPSELTQDWQTLATEDVIAGLAETEKRLEYQIRTNTMYSTVLTCAAFALTLPVLYVFFRGN is encoded by the exons ATGGTTGCCCGCGGTGTTGTTCGACAAAGCCAGGAAACTCTTGAAGCCCAGCAATTGAAATTGAAGGAGGTTCGGGATAAATTAGACAGAGTCTCACGGGAGGACAGTCACTATCTCGAGTTGGCCACTCAAGAACATAAACTGCTTCAA GATGAAAGAAGACATCGAACAGCCTATGAAAATGCGGAAGAAGTTGAACGTGAGACATTTGCTCTCTTCTCAGCAGCAGTGAGGGGAAGCCACGAGAAAGAGCGGGCAAGAGCAGAGAGAACAAAAAACTGGTCTCTGGTGGGGTCTGTGCTGGGAGCCATCATTGGAGTCCTGGGGTCAACTTACATCAATAGAGTTCGGCTTCAGGAGCtgaaggcattgctccttgaggcACAGAAAGGGCCGGTGAGCTTGCAGGAAGCCCTTAAAGAACAGGCGTCCATGCACCAAGTCCAAAACAAGGAGCTCAATGCACTTGTAACCAATTTGAAGGAATTGGTTGGCCAAGACAGTGCTGTGCAGCAAGCAGGGAAGGCCACCACTAACACTGGAAAATCAGAATCTGTTTTGAAACTGGATCCTTTCATGATCTCTCTGAAAGAACAAGCAGcttcattgaaacataccaatACAGCATTAGAGGGGCTggagcaaaatttaaaaaatctgcaAATGTCACTTGGCCAAGTGGCTTCTGACATCAAGACCGTAAAAGTTGTTGCACAGACCGAGCCATGGCAAACGGTACCTTCAGAATTGACACAAGATTGGCAGACTCTAGCAACAGAGGATGTGATTGCTGGTTTAGCAGAGACTGAAAAGAGGCTGGAATATCAAATCAGAACAAACACtatgtacagcacagtactgacATGTGCTGCATTTGCCCTCACACTGCCAGTATTGTATGTCTTCTTCAGAGGGAACTAA
- the LOC134357160 gene encoding dentin sialophosphoprotein-like has protein sequence MKSSVMFMLLILLLQLKLLLLLLPLCKGGGLVHSLERHLCWGSEGQSSSSGSRSSKRSSSSNSGSGSSSSNSIDSSNSIDSSSSNSVDGSSSNSVDGSNSNSVDGSNSNNVDGSSSNSIDGSNSNSIDGSSSNSIDGSSSNSIGGSSSNSIDGSSSNSINSSSSNSINSSSSNSIDDSSSNSIGSSSSNSIDGRSSNSINGSSSSSNSINSSSSNSIDGSSSNSIDSSSSNSIGSSSSNSIDGSSSNSIDGRSSNIINGSSSSSNSINSSSSNSIGSSSSNSINSSSSNSIDSSSSNSFDSSSSNSIDGSNSNSVDGSNSNSVGGSSSNSIDGSSSNSIDGSNSNSVDGSSSNSVDGSNSNSIDGSNSNSIGGSSSNSIDGSNSNSIGGSSSNSIAGSSSNSINSSSSNSIDDSSSNSINGSSSNSIDGSSSNSINSSSSNSIDSSSSNSFDGSSSNSTDGSSSNSIGNRSSNSIGSSSSNSIDSISSNSFDSSTSNSIDGSSSNSIDSSSSNSIDGSSGHSIDGRSCNSIDGGSINSIDSSSSNSIDGSGSSSSSNSIDGSSCNSIDGGSINSIDSSNSNSIDGSSSNSIDGSNSNSIGSSSSSNSIDSSSNSIDSSSNSIDGSSSNSIDGSSSSNSTDSSSNSIDGSNSNSIGSSSSSNSIDSSSNSIDSSSNSIDGSSSNSIDGSNSNRIGSSSSSNSINGSSSNSIDGSSSSNSIDSSSNSIDSSSNSIDSSSSNSIDGSNSNSTGSSSNSIDGSSSNSIDGSSSNSIDGSSSNSIDGSNSNSIGSSSNNINGSSSNSIDGSSSSDSIDSSSNSIDSSSNSIDGSSSNSIDGSNSNSIGSSSSNSIDGSSSNSIDGSNSNSIGSSSSSNSIDGSSSNSIDGSSSSDSIDSSSNSIDSSSNSIDGSSSNSIDGSNSNSIGSSSSNSIDGSSSSNSIDGSSSNSIDGSSSSSRSVVT, from the exons ATgaaatcctcggtgatgtttatgctgctAATACTACTGCTACAACTAAAACTGCTACTACTGCTACTGCCACTatgtaaaggagggggcttagtacacagccttgaGAGGCACCTGTGTTGGGGGTCAGAgggccagag TAGTAGCAGTGGTAGTAGGAGCAGTAAgcgtagcagcagcagcaatagTGGCAGTGGTAGCAGTAGCAGTAATAGCATCGATAGCAGTAACAGCATCGACAGCAGTAGTAGTAACAGCGTCGACGGCAGTAGCAGTAACAGCGTCGACGGCAGTAACAGTAACAGCGTCGATGGCAGTAACAGTAACAACGTCGACGGCAGTAGTAGTAACAGCATCGACGGCAGTAACAGTAACAGCATCGATGGCAGTAGCAGTAACAGCATCGACGGCAGTAGCAGTAACAGCATCGGCGGCAGTAGCAGTAACAGCATCGACGGCAGTAGCAGTAATAGTATTAACAGCAGTAGCAGTAATAGCATTAATAGCAGTAGCAGTAATAGCATTGATGACAGTAGCAGTAACAGCATCGGCAGCAGTAGCAGTAACAGCATTGATGGCAGGAGCAGTAACAGCATTAACGGCAGTAGCAGTAGCAGTAATAGCATTAACAGCAGTAGCAGTAATAGCATTGATGGCAGTAGCAGTAACAGCATTGACAGCAGTAGCAGTAACAGCATCGGCAGCAGTAGCAGTAACAGCATTGACGGCAGTAGTAGTAACAGCATTGATGGCAGGAGCAGTAACATCATTAACGGCAGTAGCAGTAGCAGTAATAGCATTAACAGCAGTAGCAGTAACAGCATCGGCAGCAGTAGCAGTAACAGCATTAACAGCAGTAGCAGTAATAGCATCGACAGCAGTAGCAGTAACAGCTTTGACAGCAGTAGCAGTAACAGCATCGACGGCAGTAACAGTAACAGCGTCGACGGCAGTAACAGTAACAGCGTCGGCGGCAGTAGCAGTAACAGCATCGACGGCAGTAGCAGTAACAGCATCGACGGCAGTAACAGTAACAGCGTCGATGGCAGTAGTAGTAACAGCGTCGACGGCAGTAACAGTAACAGCATCGACGGCAGTAACAGTAACAGCATCGGCGGCAGTAGCAGTAACAGCATCGACGGCAGTAACAGTAACAGCATCGGCGGCAGTAGCAGTAACAGCATTGCCGGCAGTAGCAGTAATAGTATTAACAGCAGTAGCAGTAATAGCATTGATGACAGCAGCAGTAACAGCATTAACGGCAGTAGCAGTAACAGCATTGACGGCAGTAGTAGTAACAGCATTAACAGCAGTAGCAGTAATAGCATCGACAGCAGTAGCAGTAACAGCTTTGACGGCAGTAGCAGTAACAGCACTGATGGCAGTAGTAGTAACAGCATCGGCAACAGAAGCAGTAATAGCATCGGCAGCAGTAGCAGTAACAGCATTGACAGCATTAGCAGTAACAGCTTTGACAGCAGTACCAGTAATAGCATAGACGGCAGTAGCAGTAACAGCATCGACAGCAGTAGCAGTAACAGCATTGATGGCAGTAGCGGTCACAGCATTGACGGCCGTAGCTGTAACAGCATCGACGGTGGTAGCATTAATAGCATCGACAGCAGTAGCAGTAACAGCATTGACGGCAGTGGCAGTAGCAGTAGCAGTAATAGCATTGACGGCAGTAGCTGTAACAGCATCGACGGTGGTAGCATTAATAGCATTGACAGCAGTAACAGTAACAGCATTGACGGCAGTAGCAGTAACAGCATTGACGGCAGTAACAGTAACAGCATTGGCAGCAGTAGCAGTAGTAACAGCATTGACAGCAGTAGTAATAGCATTGACAGTAGCAGTAACAGCATTGACGGCAGTAGCAGTAACAGCATTGACGGCAGTAGCAGTAGTAATAGCACTGACAGTAGCAGTAACAGCATTGACGGCAGTAACAGTAACAGCATTGGCAGCAGTAGCAGTAGTAACAGCATTGACAGCAGTAGTAATAGCATTGACAGTAGCAGTAACAGCATTGACGGCAGTAGCAGTAATAGCATTGACGGCAGTAACAGTAACAGAATTGGCAGCAGTAGCAGTAGTAACAGCATCAATGGCAGTAGCAGTAATAGCATTGACGGAAGTAGCAGTAGTAACAGCATTGACAGCAGTAGTAATAGCATTGACAGTAGCAGTAACAGCATTGACAGCAGTAGCAGTAATAGCATTGACGGCAGTAATAGTAACAGCACTGGCAGCAGTAGTAACAGCATCGATGGCAGTAGCAGTAATAGCATTGACGGAAGTAGCAGTAACAGCATTGACGGCAGTAGCAGTAATAGCATTGACGGCAGTAACAGTAACAGCATTGGCAGTAGTAGTAACAACATCAATGGCAGTAGCAGTAATAGCATTGACGGAAGTAGCAGTAGTGACAGCATTGACAGCAGTAGTAATAGCATTGACAGTAGCAGTAATAGCATTGACGGCAGTAGCAGTAATAGCATTGACGGCAGTAACAGTAACAGCATTGGCAGCAGTAGTAGTAACAGCATTGACGGCAGTAGCAGTAATAGCATTGACGGCAGTAACAGTAACAGTATTGGCAGCAGTAGCAGTAGTAACAGCATCGATGGCAGTAGCAGTAATAGCATTGACGGAAGTAGCAGTAGTGACAGCATTGACAGCAGTAGTAATAGCATTGACAGTAGCAGTAACAGCATTGACGGCAGTAGTAGTAATAGCATTGACGGCAGTAACAGTAACAGCATTGGCAGCAGTAGTAGTAACAGCATTGACGGCAGTAGCAGTAGTAACAGCATCGATGGCAGTAGCAGTAATAGCATTGATGGAAGTAGCAGCAGTAGTAGGAGCGTGGTCACTTGA